A stretch of Nonomuraea africana DNA encodes these proteins:
- a CDS encoding DUF3073 domain-containing protein, which produces MGRGRAKAKQVKVARQLKYNSGGTDLERLRDELGVSDSNHSDDDADDLNDELADRYADYADDYGDDDDDRPSGRR; this is translated from the coding sequence ATGGGGCGCGGCCGAGCAAAGGCCAAGCAGGTCAAGGTTGCTCGCCAGCTGAAGTACAACAGCGGTGGCACGGATCTTGAGCGTCTTCGCGACGAGCTCGGAGTCTCTGACTCCAACCACAGTGACGACGACGCCGACGACCTCAACGATGAGCTGGCGGATCGCTATGCCGATTACGCCGATGACTACGGCGACGATGACGACGACCGGCCGTCCGGGCGTCGATAG
- a CDS encoding Leu/Phe/Val dehydrogenase, with translation MTDVFGQSHKDSHEQVVFCADQQSGLRAIIAIYNTALGPALGGTRFYPYESEQAALADVLNLSKGMAYKNALAGLDLGGGKAVIIGDPSKDKNEALLRAYGRFVQSLGGRYYTACDVGTFSEDMDLVARESRFVTGRTVAHGGAGDSSILTAFGVFQGMRASAAHLYGTSSLRGKRVGVEGVGKVGHRLVDHLIDDGAEVVVCDVNPAAVERVRQRHPSVDVVADAKAMTGSDIDVYAPCALGGALDDDTVARLRAKIVCGGANNQLAHVGVEKQLADRGILYAPDYVVNSGGVIQVADEIEGFNMDRARAKATQIFDTTLKIFGIATEEGVPPAVAADRLAERRMSEVGRIRGIWLGG, from the coding sequence GTGACCGACGTCTTCGGGCAGTCCCACAAGGACTCACATGAGCAGGTCGTCTTCTGCGCTGACCAGCAGAGCGGGCTGCGCGCCATCATCGCCATCTACAACACCGCACTCGGGCCCGCGCTCGGGGGCACCAGGTTCTACCCGTACGAGAGCGAGCAGGCGGCCCTGGCCGACGTGCTCAACCTCTCCAAGGGCATGGCCTACAAGAACGCGCTAGCGGGGCTCGACCTCGGCGGCGGCAAGGCCGTCATCATCGGCGACCCGTCCAAGGACAAGAACGAGGCGCTGCTGCGGGCCTACGGCCGCTTCGTCCAGTCGCTCGGCGGCCGCTACTACACCGCGTGCGACGTGGGCACCTTCAGCGAGGACATGGACCTCGTGGCCCGCGAGAGCCGCTTCGTGACCGGCAGGACCGTCGCCCACGGCGGCGCCGGCGACTCCTCCATCCTCACCGCCTTCGGCGTCTTCCAGGGCATGCGCGCCTCCGCCGCACACCTGTACGGCACCAGCTCGCTGCGCGGCAAGCGGGTCGGCGTCGAAGGGGTCGGCAAGGTGGGCCACCGCCTGGTCGACCACCTGATCGACGACGGAGCCGAGGTCGTCGTGTGCGACGTCAACCCCGCGGCGGTCGAGCGTGTACGGCAGCGCCACCCCTCGGTGGACGTCGTCGCCGACGCCAAGGCCATGACCGGGTCCGACATCGACGTCTACGCCCCCTGCGCCCTCGGCGGCGCGCTCGACGACGACACCGTCGCGCGGCTCCGCGCGAAGATCGTCTGTGGTGGCGCCAACAACCAGCTCGCCCACGTGGGAGTGGAGAAGCAGCTCGCCGACCGCGGCATCCTCTACGCGCCCGACTACGTGGTCAACTCCGGCGGGGTGATCCAGGTCGCCGACGAGATCGAGGGCTTCAACATGGACCGCGCGCGGGCCAAGGCGACCCAGATCTTCGACACCACGCTCAAGATCTTCGGCATCGCCACAGAAGAAGGTGTGCCTCCGGCGGTCGCAGCGGATAGGCTGGCAGAGCGCAGAATGTCGGAAGTTGGGCGAATTAGGGGTATCTGGCTGGGCGGCTGA
- the bldC gene encoding developmental transcriptional regulator BldC, with amino-acid sequence MSARTPEAEPLLTPAEVATMFRVDPKTVTRWAKAGKLTSIRTLGGHRRYRETEVRALLAGIPQQRSE; translated from the coding sequence ATGTCAGCTCGTACACCCGAGGCCGAGCCACTGCTCACGCCCGCCGAGGTCGCGACCATGTTCAGGGTCGACCCCAAGACCGTCACGCGGTGGGCCAAGGCGGGTAAGTTGACGTCGATTCGCACCCTGGGGGGGCACCGGCGTTACCGGGAGACCGAGGTTCGTGCTCTGCTCGCGGGGATTCCGCAGCAGCGCTCGGAGTAG
- a CDS encoding TetR/AcrR family transcriptional regulator: MTAGKSAGSGTRPARRRLSVDRRREELMAAALELFSQRDAEDVSIDDVASAAGASRALVYHYFGGKQELYVAALRSAAEQLESRLRPQDGGRPLDELASGLKRYFDFVEEHAAGFAALLRGGPANRAGEVGEIVDGVRQRLFRMIQKQMRVESPSPLLRITLRSWIASVETAGLDWLEHRDVERATLEKMLVDHMVALLGVAAAHDPSVELLMQDLA; the protein is encoded by the coding sequence GTGACAGCAGGGAAATCCGCAGGCAGCGGCACGCGTCCTGCGCGTCGCAGGCTGAGCGTGGATCGGCGCCGCGAAGAGCTCATGGCGGCCGCCCTGGAGCTGTTCAGCCAGCGCGATGCCGAGGATGTCTCCATCGACGACGTCGCCTCGGCGGCGGGAGCCTCCCGCGCGCTCGTCTACCACTACTTCGGCGGCAAGCAGGAGCTGTACGTCGCCGCGCTGCGGAGCGCGGCCGAGCAGCTCGAGTCGCGGCTGCGGCCCCAGGACGGCGGGCGTCCGCTGGACGAGCTGGCCTCAGGTCTCAAGCGGTACTTCGACTTCGTCGAGGAGCACGCGGCGGGGTTCGCCGCGCTGCTGCGCGGAGGGCCGGCCAACCGCGCGGGCGAGGTCGGCGAGATCGTCGACGGGGTGCGGCAGCGGTTGTTCCGGATGATCCAGAAGCAGATGCGGGTGGAGTCGCCGTCCCCGCTGCTGCGCATCACGCTGCGGTCGTGGATCGCCTCGGTCGAGACGGCGGGGCTCGACTGGCTCGAGCATCGTGACGTGGAGCGGGCGACGCTGGAGAAGATGCTCGTGGATCACATGGTGGCGCTGCTCGGCGTCGCGGCGGCGCACGATCCCAGCGTGGAGCTCCTCATGCAGGACCTCGCGTGA
- a CDS encoding LacI family DNA-binding transcriptional regulator has product MSGPPVNTTVVEVDTLPRPRPTIRNVAERAGVSKSLVSLVLRGSPHVSEHRRQAVLQAARELGYRPNAVARSLVEGRTHLVGALVADLHNPFYAEFLDGLQESLHGDGLRMLIGNSQWDPAFEDEAVEAFLELRVDGLVLLGIAPTSETLIEATSYTPTVVVGERDIELDNVDIVVDDDQLGARLAIDHLVELGHRRIAHIEGSRASRCEGYLVAMRRHALAPYIMVEHGESTEEGGRRTARALLTRDPRPTAIFAANDLVALGVLSAASELGLRVPEDLSVVGYDNTHLAAVHHISLTSVDQPRRTMGRSAAALLSDRIQDPGKVARLRQVTPELIVRRSTGPAHE; this is encoded by the coding sequence ATGTCAGGACCGCCAGTCAACACGACCGTCGTCGAGGTAGACACGCTGCCTCGCCCGAGACCCACCATCCGCAACGTGGCCGAGCGTGCCGGCGTCTCGAAATCGCTGGTCTCGCTCGTGCTGCGCGGCTCCCCGCACGTCAGCGAGCACCGCAGGCAGGCTGTCCTGCAGGCGGCCCGCGAGCTCGGTTACCGCCCCAACGCCGTGGCGCGCAGCCTCGTCGAGGGACGTACCCACCTGGTCGGCGCGCTCGTGGCCGACCTGCACAACCCCTTCTACGCCGAGTTCCTCGACGGCCTGCAGGAGAGCCTGCACGGCGACGGGCTGAGGATGCTGATCGGCAACAGCCAGTGGGACCCGGCCTTCGAGGACGAGGCCGTCGAAGCGTTCCTCGAGTTAAGGGTGGACGGGCTGGTGCTCCTCGGCATCGCCCCGACCAGCGAGACCCTCATCGAGGCGACGTCGTACACCCCCACGGTCGTCGTGGGGGAACGTGACATCGAGCTCGACAACGTCGACATCGTGGTCGACGACGACCAGCTCGGCGCCCGCCTGGCCATCGACCACCTGGTCGAGCTCGGCCACCGGCGCATCGCGCACATCGAAGGCTCGCGCGCCTCACGCTGCGAGGGCTACCTGGTCGCCATGCGGCGGCACGCGCTCGCGCCGTACATCATGGTCGAGCACGGCGAGAGCACGGAGGAGGGCGGCAGGCGTACCGCACGCGCGCTGCTCACCCGTGACCCGCGCCCGACGGCCATCTTCGCGGCCAACGACCTCGTCGCGCTCGGCGTGCTGTCGGCGGCCAGCGAGCTGGGATTGCGCGTGCCAGAAGACCTGTCGGTGGTCGGCTACGACAACACCCATCTGGCGGCCGTCCACCACATCTCCCTCACCTCCGTCGACCAGCCGAGGCGCACCATGGGCAGGTCGGCGGCGGCGCTGCTGAGCGACAGGATCCAGGATCCGGGCAAGGTCGCCCGCCTGCGCCAGGTCACACCCGAGCTGATCGTACGGCGCAGCACGGGCCCCGCCCACGAGTGA
- a CDS encoding N-acetylmuramoyl-L-alanine amidase codes for MRVLAASALALCGLAAAACGGAAANSERVAAPVAAQPPAETAPSPASAGSAGSAGSAAQKPLEGKTIVIDPGHNGGNRNNPKAINRQVNVLTQWKACDTTGTATNDGYSEAAFTWDVSQRLTKILKARGATVKLTRADNTGVGPCITERAAIGNKAKADAAISVHADGSAPANHGFHVIIPKKINGPVDPVVEDSRKLGVAVRDAFKKGTGLPYSTYIGSKALSFRNDLGGLNLSTVPKIFLEAGNMRNAGEAAKFQDAAFRQQIAQALADGVQKYLK; via the coding sequence ATGCGTGTTCTAGCAGCCTCCGCTCTCGCCCTCTGCGGCCTGGCCGCCGCCGCGTGCGGCGGGGCCGCCGCCAACAGTGAGAGGGTCGCCGCTCCCGTGGCCGCCCAGCCGCCCGCCGAGACCGCGCCTTCGCCGGCTTCCGCAGGTTCGGCGGGCTCGGCGGGCTCGGCGGCGCAGAAGCCGCTCGAGGGCAAGACCATCGTGATCGACCCCGGCCACAACGGGGGCAACCGTAACAACCCGAAGGCCATCAACCGCCAGGTCAACGTGCTGACCCAGTGGAAGGCCTGCGACACCACCGGCACCGCCACCAACGACGGCTACTCCGAGGCGGCCTTCACCTGGGACGTCTCCCAGCGGCTCACCAAGATCCTCAAGGCGCGCGGCGCCACGGTGAAGCTGACCCGCGCCGACAACACCGGCGTCGGGCCCTGCATCACCGAGCGGGCCGCCATCGGCAACAAGGCCAAGGCCGACGCCGCCATCTCGGTGCACGCCGACGGCTCGGCCCCGGCCAACCACGGCTTCCACGTGATCATCCCGAAGAAGATCAACGGTCCCGTCGACCCCGTCGTGGAGGACTCCCGGAAGCTCGGCGTCGCGGTGCGCGACGCGTTCAAGAAGGGCACGGGCCTGCCGTACTCGACCTACATCGGGTCGAAGGCGCTCAGCTTCCGCAACGATCTGGGCGGGCTCAACCTGTCGACGGTGCCCAAGATCTTCCTCGAGGCCGGCAACATGCGCAACGCGGGTGAGGCGGCCAAGTTCCAGGACGCCGCTTTCAGGCAGCAGATCGCGCAGGCGCTGGCGGACGGTGTGCAAAAGTATTTGAAGTGA
- a CDS encoding beta-N-acetylhexosaminidase: MNSLLPRPTVLSDLSGSYELTVGAIVSGPADLADAVRRALPILDLRPGDTGAIDVRLDTSLGEEAYRLLVGSRGVEITAGGRAGAFYAGQSLHQLLPDATYRSAVTTDTWTVPGVRVEDAPRHTWRGLHLDVARHFLPKREILRVVDLMAAHKLNRLHLHLVDDQGWRVESRAYPRLHEVASHRARTATNYFREEPTYDGIPHGGYYTLDDLTEIAAYARSREVVVVPEIDVPGHATAILAAYPELGATGESFKVLDRWGISPAILSPLPPTVDFLTTIFDELLGALGETPYVHIGGDECVLDDWESSAEITAYRESLGLADVGELHAWFLRRLADVLAARGARAVVWDEAFVAGALREDTMVMPWRGMGVGRRAAAAGHQVIATPVFPLYFDYAEASSAEEPLAIGDAITVTDVASFDPAPSSWAPAERERVVGLQAQLWSERIPDARVLDYRAWPRACALAEVAWAGEAGTDFMGRLERHLGRLDALGVEYRPSAGPHPWQRGRPHRPSAVPVTSAMEHLDEMTYSATSTRPSV, encoded by the coding sequence ATGAACTCGCTGCTGCCCCGCCCGACTGTTCTGTCCGACCTGTCCGGCTCCTACGAGCTCACCGTGGGAGCCATCGTCTCCGGGCCCGCCGACCTGGCCGACGCCGTACGGCGGGCACTGCCGATCCTCGACCTGCGTCCAGGGGACACGGGCGCGATCGACGTCAGGCTCGATACCTCGCTCGGCGAGGAGGCCTACCGCCTGCTGGTCGGCTCGCGCGGCGTCGAGATCACCGCGGGCGGCAGAGCGGGCGCGTTCTACGCCGGGCAGTCGCTGCACCAGCTGCTACCCGACGCGACCTACCGCAGCGCGGTCACGACCGACACCTGGACCGTGCCCGGCGTGCGCGTCGAGGACGCGCCGCGCCACACGTGGCGCGGTCTCCACCTCGACGTGGCGCGGCACTTCCTGCCCAAGCGCGAGATCCTGCGGGTCGTCGACCTGATGGCCGCGCACAAGCTCAACCGGCTCCACCTGCACCTGGTCGACGACCAGGGCTGGCGGGTGGAGAGCAGGGCCTATCCCCGCCTGCACGAGGTGGCCTCGCACCGAGCGCGCACCGCCACCAACTACTTCCGCGAGGAGCCCACGTACGACGGGATCCCGCACGGCGGCTACTACACCCTCGACGACCTGACCGAGATCGCCGCCTACGCGCGGTCGCGCGAGGTCGTCGTCGTGCCCGAGATCGACGTGCCGGGGCACGCCACGGCCATCCTCGCCGCCTATCCCGAGCTGGGCGCGACGGGCGAGAGCTTCAAGGTGCTCGACCGGTGGGGCATCTCTCCGGCGATCCTGTCGCCGCTGCCGCCGACCGTCGACTTCCTCACCACGATCTTCGACGAGCTGCTCGGCGCGCTCGGCGAGACGCCGTACGTGCACATCGGCGGCGACGAGTGCGTGCTGGACGACTGGGAGTCCTCCGCCGAGATCACCGCCTACCGGGAGTCGCTCGGCCTGGCCGACGTGGGCGAGCTGCACGCCTGGTTCCTGCGCCGCCTCGCCGACGTGCTGGCCGCGCGCGGCGCGCGCGCCGTGGTGTGGGACGAGGCCTTCGTCGCGGGCGCGCTGCGCGAGGACACGATGGTGATGCCGTGGCGCGGCATGGGCGTCGGCCGCAGGGCCGCCGCCGCGGGGCACCAGGTGATCGCGACGCCGGTGTTCCCGCTCTACTTCGACTACGCGGAGGCGTCCTCGGCAGAGGAGCCGCTGGCCATCGGCGACGCGATCACCGTGACGGACGTGGCCTCGTTCGACCCCGCTCCCTCGTCATGGGCGCCGGCCGAGCGGGAGCGCGTGGTCGGCCTGCAGGCGCAGCTGTGGAGCGAGCGCATCCCCGACGCCCGCGTCCTCGACTACCGGGCGTGGCCGCGGGCCTGCGCGCTGGCCGAGGTCGCGTGGGCGGGCGAGGCGGGCACCGACTTCATGGGACGGCTGGAGCGCCATCTCGGCCGGCTGGACGCGCTCGGCGTGGAGTATCGCCCGTCGGCGGGCCCGCACCCGTGGCAGCGGGGCCGTCCGCACCGTCCTTCCGCCGTGCCGGTGACGAGCGCGATGGAGCACCTCGACGAGATGACCTACTCGGCCACCTCGACCAGGCCGAGCGTCTGA
- a CDS encoding quinone-dependent dihydroorotate dehydrogenase — MYRLLFTQVLRRFDAEAVHHATVRALALLSTLPLLKRLLHRALAPSDPALRVTAFGVHFPGPLGLAAGFDKDAACAEALAAFGFGHVEVGTITAHAQPGNPRPRLFRDLKQRAIINRMGFNNAGAQAAARRLRRTRGVPVVVGVNIGKTKVVPEAEAVADYVTSAKELAPLADYLVVNVSSPNTPGLRNLQAVELLRPLLAAVKEVADSTPRRTPLLVKIAPDLADDDVDAVADLALELGLDGIIATNTTIRHSGETGGLSGRPLKARSLEVLRRLRARVGDRLTLVSVGGVEDVDDVWERLLAGATLVQGYTGMIYGGPLWAARIHRQLSRRLRRHATTVPELIGRTAGG, encoded by the coding sequence ATGTACCGACTCCTGTTCACGCAGGTCTTGCGGCGCTTCGACGCCGAGGCCGTGCACCACGCCACCGTCAGAGCGCTCGCGCTGCTCTCCACGCTGCCGCTGCTCAAGCGGCTGCTCCACCGCGCCCTCGCGCCGAGCGATCCCGCCCTGCGGGTGACGGCCTTCGGGGTGCACTTCCCCGGGCCGCTCGGCCTGGCCGCGGGGTTCGACAAGGACGCGGCCTGCGCGGAGGCCCTCGCAGCGTTCGGGTTCGGGCACGTGGAGGTCGGCACGATCACCGCCCACGCCCAGCCGGGCAACCCGCGTCCCCGCCTGTTCCGCGACCTGAAGCAGCGAGCGATCATCAACAGGATGGGGTTCAACAACGCGGGCGCCCAGGCCGCGGCGCGCAGGCTGCGCCGTACGCGGGGGGTGCCGGTGGTGGTCGGGGTCAACATCGGCAAGACGAAGGTCGTGCCCGAGGCCGAGGCCGTGGCCGACTACGTGACCAGCGCCAAGGAGCTGGCCCCCCTCGCCGACTACCTGGTCGTCAACGTCAGCTCGCCCAACACGCCCGGGCTGCGCAACCTGCAGGCGGTGGAGCTGCTGCGGCCGCTGCTGGCGGCGGTGAAGGAGGTCGCCGACTCCACGCCCCGCCGTACACCGCTGCTGGTGAAGATCGCCCCCGACCTGGCCGACGACGACGTCGACGCGGTGGCCGATCTGGCCCTGGAGCTGGGGCTCGACGGCATCATCGCGACCAACACCACCATCCGCCACTCGGGCGAGACCGGCGGCCTGTCCGGGCGCCCGTTGAAGGCGCGCTCGCTCGAGGTGCTGCGCCGGCTGCGGGCCCGCGTGGGCGACCGGCTGACGCTGGTGTCCGTCGGCGGCGTCGAGGACGTCGACGACGTGTGGGAGCGGCTGCTCGCCGGCGCCACGCTGGTGCAGGGCTACACGGGGATGATCTACGGCGGGCCGCTGTGGGCCGCCCGCATCCACCGTCAGCTCTCCCGCCGCCTGCGCCGCCACGCCACCACGGTCCCGGAACTGATCGGCCGCACGGCGGGCGGCTGA
- a CDS encoding response regulator has protein sequence MIRILLADDEAMIRAGVGAILGVDPAFQVVAEAGDGRQAVDLAISHRPDVALLDIRMPKLDGLAAAAEIRRVAPDTAVIMLTTFGEDDYIAKALDVGASGFLLKSGDPRELIAGIHAVADGAAYLSPKVAQRVITQLTGGKMARGAAARDRIEVLTERERAVLALVGEGLSNAEIAKRLFVVEGTVKAYVSAILTRLEVRNRVQAAILAYEAGLVGQDR, from the coding sequence GTGATCCGAATTCTCCTCGCCGACGACGAGGCCATGATCAGAGCGGGTGTCGGCGCGATTCTCGGCGTCGACCCGGCGTTCCAGGTCGTCGCCGAGGCCGGGGACGGCAGGCAGGCCGTGGACCTGGCGATCAGCCACCGGCCCGACGTCGCCCTGCTCGACATCCGCATGCCGAAGCTCGACGGCCTCGCCGCCGCCGCCGAGATCCGCCGGGTGGCGCCCGACACGGCCGTCATCATGCTCACGACCTTCGGTGAGGACGACTACATCGCCAAGGCGCTCGACGTCGGCGCCAGCGGCTTCCTGCTCAAGTCGGGCGACCCGCGCGAGCTGATCGCCGGGATCCACGCCGTCGCCGACGGCGCCGCCTACCTGTCGCCCAAGGTCGCCCAGCGCGTCATCACCCAGCTCACCGGCGGCAAGATGGCGCGCGGCGCCGCGGCCCGCGATCGGATCGAGGTGCTGACCGAGCGCGAGAGGGCGGTGCTCGCGCTGGTCGGCGAGGGGCTGTCCAACGCGGAGATCGCCAAGCGGCTGTTCGTCGTCGAGGGGACCGTCAAGGCCTACGTGAGCGCGATCCTGACCAGGCTGGAGGTCCGCAACAGGGTCCAGGCCGCGATCCTGGCCTACGAAGCGGGCCTGGTCGGACAGGACCGATAA
- a CDS encoding tautomerase family protein, which translates to MAQVKVFGRRDVWAGRQREVSDLLHACVVKTWGLPEGKRFHRFLLLDADDLICPQRGADYLIVEIVCFTGRSDEAKRALIREVFAKAPALGISSDDLELTIIEMPAVNWGIRGVPADELALPYKVEV; encoded by the coding sequence ATGGCGCAGGTGAAAGTGTTCGGGCGGCGTGACGTGTGGGCGGGGCGGCAGCGCGAGGTCTCCGACCTGCTCCACGCGTGCGTGGTGAAGACGTGGGGGCTGCCCGAGGGCAAGCGCTTCCACCGCTTCCTGCTGCTCGACGCCGACGACCTGATCTGCCCGCAGCGCGGCGCCGACTACCTGATCGTCGAGATCGTCTGCTTCACCGGACGCAGCGACGAGGCCAAGAGGGCGCTGATCCGCGAGGTGTTCGCGAAGGCCCCCGCGCTCGGGATCTCCTCCGACGACCTGGAGCTAACGATCATCGAGATGCCCGCGGTCAACTGGGGCATCAGGGGCGTGCCCGCCGACGAGCTGGCGCTGCCGTACAAGGTTGAGGTCTAG
- a CDS encoding DMT family transporter: MGVLWCLVSALGFGLSPIFAKEAYASGVTVTGMLTGRFVIAAVVLWLVVAWRRPALPVARVALTAVGLGGVGYAVQALCYFGAVARIDASLAALLLYTYPALVTALAVVLRRESLDRRKLAALGCSAMGLVLLLGLGGLAAELSGVLLALGAAVAYSLYLTVADGLPEGLDVYLLSAIVFTAAAVTLGVAGGLDLPATAAGWAWTGLLGLVSTVLAMVALFMGVRLLGAPTAAILSCAEPVVTLVSTSLVYGERLAAGQLAGGVAVLAAVLVLRLDLNLVRQRQLVGGHAPDAPVDRGHLDDR, translated from the coding sequence ATGGGAGTGCTGTGGTGTCTGGTGTCCGCGCTCGGCTTCGGCCTGTCGCCGATCTTCGCCAAGGAGGCCTACGCGTCGGGCGTCACCGTGACGGGGATGCTGACCGGCAGGTTCGTCATCGCCGCCGTCGTGCTGTGGCTCGTCGTGGCGTGGCGCAGGCCCGCGCTGCCCGTCGCCAGGGTGGCGCTGACGGCCGTCGGGCTCGGCGGCGTCGGCTACGCCGTCCAGGCACTGTGCTACTTCGGCGCGGTCGCCCGCATCGACGCCTCGCTGGCCGCGCTGCTGCTCTACACCTATCCCGCGCTGGTGACGGCCCTGGCCGTGGTGCTGCGCAGAGAGTCGCTCGACCGGCGCAAGCTGGCCGCGCTCGGCTGCTCGGCGATGGGCCTGGTGCTCCTGCTCGGCCTGGGCGGTTTAGCGGCCGAGCTGTCGGGGGTGCTGCTGGCGCTCGGCGCGGCCGTCGCCTACTCGCTCTACCTGACCGTCGCCGACGGGCTGCCCGAGGGCCTCGACGTCTACCTGCTGTCGGCCATCGTGTTCACCGCGGCGGCGGTCACGCTCGGCGTCGCAGGCGGCCTGGACCTGCCCGCGACCGCCGCGGGCTGGGCATGGACGGGCCTGCTCGGGCTGGTCTCGACCGTGCTGGCGATGGTGGCGCTGTTCATGGGCGTGCGCCTGCTCGGCGCGCCGACCGCCGCCATCCTGTCGTGCGCGGAGCCCGTCGTGACGCTCGTGTCCACCTCGCTGGTGTACGGCGAGCGCCTCGCGGCGGGTCAGCTGGCGGGCGGCGTCGCCGTCCTGGCCGCGGTGCTGGTGCTGCGGCTAGACCTCAACCTTGTACGGCAGCGCCAGCTCGTCGGCGGGCACGCCCCTGATGCCCCAGTTGACCGCGGGCATCTCGATGATCGTTAG
- a CDS encoding LysR family transcriptional regulator, giving the protein MATLHQLRCFLATLEHGSFTAAAVALGYAQPSISEQVRLLEQHLQVTLFLRVGRGVVPTEAALALRPHAAAALAAVEEAGRAVAAVREVLTGTVRLGLFGTAHFYLGADLVADVLERHPGVRVQLIGQNSAEVLDHVRRGRLEAAVSAVPVPDEGLSVTPVMRDELVYVSTEARDPVTPAYLASQPLVLPHVSWREEDTTRRALTRAVQAAGHVLRPRVEVEDPETALEIVARGLAATVSWRGVLHRLADRLPGTLRWSPLDPPLHDTFAIVHGPTLSPSTKMVLELASARLRALEAQVRR; this is encoded by the coding sequence TTGGCCACTCTCCACCAGCTGCGCTGCTTCCTCGCCACCCTGGAGCACGGCTCGTTCACCGCCGCCGCCGTGGCTCTCGGCTACGCCCAGCCGTCCATCTCCGAACAGGTGCGCCTGCTGGAGCAGCACCTGCAGGTGACGCTGTTCCTGCGGGTGGGCAGGGGCGTGGTGCCCACCGAGGCGGCGCTGGCGCTGCGCCCCCACGCGGCCGCCGCCCTGGCCGCGGTGGAGGAGGCGGGCAGGGCGGTGGCCGCGGTGCGGGAGGTCCTGACCGGCACGGTACGGCTCGGCCTGTTCGGCACCGCCCACTTCTACCTGGGCGCCGACCTGGTGGCCGACGTCCTTGAACGGCACCCCGGGGTGCGCGTCCAGCTCATCGGGCAGAACTCCGCCGAGGTGCTCGACCACGTGCGCAGGGGAAGGCTGGAGGCGGCCGTCTCAGCGGTGCCGGTCCCCGACGAAGGGCTGTCGGTGACCCCCGTGATGCGCGACGAGCTGGTCTACGTCAGCACCGAGGCCCGCGATCCCGTCACGCCCGCTTACCTGGCGTCGCAGCCGCTCGTGCTGCCGCACGTGAGCTGGCGTGAGGAGGACACCACCCGCCGGGCGCTCACGCGAGCCGTCCAGGCGGCGGGTCACGTGCTGCGGCCCAGGGTGGAGGTGGAGGACCCGGAGACCGCGCTGGAGATCGTGGCCCGCGGCCTGGCGGCGACGGTGAGCTGGCGGGGCGTGCTGCACCGGCTGGCCGACCGGCTGCCGGGCACGCTGCGCTGGTCGCCGCTCGATCCGCCGCTGCACGACACGTTCGCGATCGTGCACGGCCCGACGCTCTCCCCCTCCACCAAAATGGTCCTCGAGCTGGCGTCGGCCCGGCTGCGCGCCCTGGAGGCTCAGGTCCGCAGGTAG
- a CDS encoding response regulator, translating to MRVVIAEDAVLLREGLVGLLERFGHEVVAAVGDAEALTEAAMAHRPDVVVTDVRMPPGFTDEGLRAAIGLRAEGLPVLVLSQYVEQTYAAELVDAGEGVGYLLKDRIGEVSEFVDALDRVAKGGMVVDPEVVRQLLGRRRDPLRRLTPRELEVLGLIAEGRSNASIARELVVTDAAVAKHIANIFAKLDLPPAADGHRRVLAVLAYLRT from the coding sequence GTGCGAGTAGTGATCGCCGAGGACGCCGTGCTGCTGCGCGAAGGGCTGGTCGGGCTGCTGGAGCGGTTCGGTCACGAGGTGGTCGCCGCCGTGGGTGACGCGGAGGCGCTGACCGAGGCGGCCATGGCGCACCGGCCCGATGTCGTGGTCACCGACGTGCGGATGCCACCCGGCTTCACCGACGAGGGGCTGCGGGCGGCGATCGGGCTGCGCGCCGAGGGCCTGCCCGTGCTCGTGCTCAGCCAGTACGTCGAGCAGACCTACGCCGCTGAGCTCGTCGACGCGGGGGAGGGTGTCGGCTACCTGCTGAAGGACAGGATCGGCGAGGTGAGCGAGTTCGTCGACGCCCTGGACAGGGTCGCCAAGGGCGGGATGGTCGTCGACCCCGAGGTGGTGCGGCAGTTGCTCGGCCGCCGCCGCGACCCGCTCCGGCGCCTGACGCCCAGGGAGCTCGAGGTGCTCGGCCTGATCGCCGAGGGCCGCTCCAACGCCTCCATCGCCCGCGAGCTCGTCGTCACGGACGCCGCCGTGGCCAAGCACATCGCCAACATCTTCGCCAAGCTCGATCTGCCGCCGGCCGCCGACGGGCACCGTAGGGTGCTGGCCGTCCTGGCCTACCTGCGGACCTGA